In a genomic window of Acidilobus saccharovorans 345-15:
- a CDS encoding lysylphosphatidylglycerol synthase domain-containing protein, which produces MLDLSLTALLSDLKEVGYAVLVGSLINVVLTLLWALRWRAGLKYLGVRVSYLQSLGAIVASFPLGNLLPAGKAAQEAFRIAYLDVKEGKRTSVMAAAAVEWVAEGLIISFLLLAVIIRHYALGAAALTLVAVAAGQPQGMTVKSAVRDLVKAFRLLSRDRRLMATYLAVSSAIIAIDVIKVWLVALMSGLYLALFDLILLYVILRVTSAAPTPAALGFLDLGVIGALKFMGYPVGLAVLFLVSIRLVDTVMPSIAGIIVLVVTGSYRVLRQARGAGSWRR; this is translated from the coding sequence TTGCTAGACCTCTCGCTGACGGCGCTACTCAGCGACCTTAAGGAGGTGGGCTACGCCGTCCTAGTGGGATCGCTGATAAACGTTGTTCTTACGCTGCTCTGGGCCCTGAGGTGGAGGGCCGGGCTAAAGTACCTGGGCGTCAGGGTCAGCTACCTTCAGTCGCTCGGCGCAATAGTGGCCAGCTTTCCCCTGGGCAACCTGCTCCCGGCGGGCAAGGCGGCCCAGGAGGCGTTCAGAATAGCATACCTTGACGTCAAGGAGGGCAAGAGGACGTCAGTTATGGCGGCGGCTGCCGTCGAGTGGGTCGCCGAGGGCCTAATAATTTCGTTTCTGCTGTTGGCTGTGATAATAAGGCACTACGCGCTCGGCGCCGCGGCCCTCACCCTTGTAGCAGTGGCGGCGGGCCAGCCCCAGGGCATGACGGTTAAGTCAGCCGTCAGGGACCTGGTCAAGGCCTTCAGGCTCCTGTCCAGGGACCGAAGGCTTATGGCAACTTACCTGGCCGTGAGCTCTGCCATAATAGCCATAGACGTCATTAAGGTGTGGCTCGTGGCCCTCATGAGCGGCCTCTACCTTGCGCTCTTTGACCTTATATTGCTTTACGTCATCCTCAGGGTCACGTCCGCGGCGCCGACCCCGGCGGCCCTGGGCTTCCTTGACTTAGGGGTCATAGGTGCGCTGAAGTTCATGGGGTATCCCGTGGGGCTAGCTGTCCTGTTCCTGGTGTCCATCAGGCTTGTGGACACGGTGATGCCAAGCATAGCGGGCATTATTGTGCTTGTCGTGACCGGGAGCTACCGCGTGCTCAGGCAGGCCAGGGGCGCAGGGAGTTGGAGACGCTGA
- a CDS encoding SDR family NAD(P)-dependent oxidoreductase produces the protein MVALEERYVVVTGGDRGIGRATVLRFARAGFNVVFTYRSRQDAAERTASDARAQGARSVLYYSVDVSSWESVSKFAQELSGRVPYVNVLVNNAGIIDYNDFEGLTPERWKEVLDVDLTGPFLVTKALLDLLRRASWASVVNLASIAGQTGNVLASVAYCTAKGGVIELTKRLAVELAKYGIRVNAVAPSFVETDMVADILNDPRRRREVEQMHPLGRIIKPEEVAEVIYFLADPALSLNITGQVIGINGGRYT, from the coding sequence GTGGTCGCCTTGGAGGAGAGGTATGTTGTCGTCACCGGCGGCGACAGGGGCATAGGCAGGGCCACCGTGCTCAGGTTCGCCAGGGCGGGCTTCAACGTCGTGTTCACCTACAGGAGCAGGCAGGACGCGGCGGAGCGCACTGCCTCAGACGCCAGGGCGCAGGGGGCCCGCAGCGTCCTCTACTACAGCGTTGACGTCTCCAGCTGGGAGTCCGTGTCCAAGTTCGCCCAGGAGCTCTCCGGCAGGGTGCCCTACGTTAACGTCCTCGTAAACAACGCTGGCATAATTGACTACAACGACTTCGAGGGTCTGACCCCGGAGAGGTGGAAGGAGGTGCTGGACGTGGACCTCACGGGGCCCTTCCTGGTCACAAAGGCTCTCCTTGACCTGCTGAGAAGGGCCAGCTGGGCCTCCGTGGTTAACCTGGCAAGCATAGCTGGCCAGACCGGGAACGTGCTGGCCAGCGTGGCCTACTGCACTGCCAAGGGCGGCGTAATTGAGCTCACCAAGAGGCTCGCGGTGGAGCTGGCGAAGTACGGCATAAGGGTCAACGCGGTTGCGCCCAGCTTCGTGGAGACCGACATGGTGGCTGACATACTCAACGACCCAAGGAGAAGGCGGGAGGTGGAGCAGATGCACCCGCTGGGAAGGATAATAAAGCCCGAGGAGGTGGCCGAGGTCATCTACTTCCTGGCCGACCCAGCCCTCTCGCTCAACATAACCGGCCAGGTAATTGGAATCAACGGCGGCAGGTACACTTGA
- a CDS encoding sulfite exporter TauE/SafE family protein, with protein MIHVTMLQYILSVISGVVVGFSLGLIGGGGSILAVPLLLYFVGLSSIPNAAHIALGTTDLAVGMNAYINSYMHLKKRNVSPKVGGIFAGVGVVGALLGTYLGHITPGGRLLLYFAIAMIVLGVYIGFFRNAAKAGTHEEVSRVVEAYSRCPKLTAKVASLVAIFGFVVGLISGYFGIGGGFLIVPALMFSSGLCITRAIGTSLLSVGTFGMAGGLEYAVYGDTLFIISLLYVLGGVGGGFLGTSLAVKAPKKTLQRAYGIIIVLVGIYMIFKVLHLSL; from the coding sequence ATGATACACGTAACGATGCTGCAATACATACTCTCGGTGATCTCAGGCGTAGTGGTGGGGTTCTCGCTGGGCCTCATAGGTGGGGGAGGCTCCATACTCGCAGTCCCATTGCTGCTCTACTTCGTCGGACTCAGCAGCATACCTAACGCGGCACACATAGCCCTTGGAACGACAGACCTTGCAGTGGGCATGAACGCCTACATAAACTCCTACATGCACCTCAAGAAGAGGAACGTCTCCCCTAAGGTTGGAGGCATATTCGCGGGCGTCGGAGTGGTCGGCGCCCTCCTGGGCACCTACCTGGGGCACATAACGCCGGGCGGAAGGCTGCTGCTGTACTTCGCCATAGCAATGATAGTCCTCGGCGTCTACATAGGGTTCTTCAGGAACGCCGCCAAGGCCGGGACCCACGAGGAGGTAAGCAGGGTTGTTGAGGCCTACTCCAGGTGCCCCAAGCTGACCGCTAAGGTGGCCAGCCTCGTGGCCATATTCGGGTTCGTGGTTGGCCTGATAAGCGGCTACTTCGGCATAGGAGGGGGGTTCCTGATAGTGCCCGCCCTCATGTTCTCCTCAGGCCTCTGCATCACCAGGGCCATAGGCACCTCGCTGCTCAGCGTCGGAACCTTCGGCATGGCCGGCGGCCTTGAGTACGCTGTTTACGGCGACACCCTGTTCATAATCTCGCTGCTCTACGTGCTTGGCGGCGTAGGAGGGGGCTTCCTGGGCACGTCGCTGGCCGTTAAGGCGCCTAAGAAGACGCTCCAGAGGGCATATGGAATAATAATAGTGCTGGTGGGCATCTACATGATATTCAAGGTCCTGCACCTGTCGCTCTGA